Proteins found in one Poecilia reticulata strain Guanapo linkage group LG15, Guppy_female_1.0+MT, whole genome shotgun sequence genomic segment:
- the sertad2b gene encoding SERTA domain-containing protein 2b isoform X2, with protein sequence MFCKGAKRKLEEDEEGLEGKAVEASVAGAGVGVASEGLSKVSYTLQRQTIFNISLMKLYSQRPLGEPSLERRVLINNMLRRIQDELKQEGSLRPLFLPPSPPPDDPMDEGFREAPPSFGILSQPSTLLMPAIPPPPSPHPMVPPSCPAPQRLEGCAAPLDACLTPASLLEEDGGDSAFCAPSPPTPPLSPPPLAPSSALMSKVSSSVTVLSNDSFSSSPSDMELAPPTAITRTAAANTMTITTSPTPSPFSSPTGSTRDCRTMGAKPEAAAVFLPAHSPASLEDISPSPSSPSSSGFLSDLALDDVLFADIDTSMYDFDPCTTAGAVGATAGGGGLAKLSPVVNADDLLKTLASPYSGSAPQVSANQPFKIDLTELDHIMEVLVGS encoded by the coding sequence ATGTTCTGTAAAGGTGCAAAGCGGAAGTtggaagaggatgaagagggCCTGGAAGGCAAAGCGGTGGAGGCGTCGGTGGCGGGAGCGGGGGTAGGCGTTGCCTCGGAAGGTCTTTCCAAGGTGTCCTACACCCTTCAGAGACAGACCATCTTCAACATCTCCCTGATGAAGCTCTACAGCCAGCGGCCGCTCGGTGAACCCAGCCTGGAGCGCCGCGTCCTCATCAACAACATGCTCCGCCGCATCCAAGATGAGCTCAAGCAGGAGGGCTCCCTGCGGCCACTGTTTCTGCCGCCCTCGCCGCCGCCTGATGACCCCATGGACGAAGGGTTCCGCGAGGCGCCGCCATCTTTCGGTATCCTGTCCCAACCATCCACGCTGTTGATGCCGGCGATTCCTCCGCCACCCTCGCCCCACCCGATGGTGCCTCCCAGCTGCCCAGCACCCCAGCGCTTGGAAGGCTGCGCCGCACCCCTGGACGCCTGCCTCACTCCAGCCTCGCTACTGGAAGAGGACGGTGGGGATTCGGCGTTCTGCGCGCCGTCCCCACCCACTCCTCCTCTGTCTCCGCCCCCACTAGCTCCATCGTCAGCGCTAATGAGCAAGGTGTCCTCTAGTGTGACTGTCCTATCAAACGACAGTTTCTCATCCTCTCCGAGTGACATGGAGTTGGCTCCTCCCACCGCTATTACACGGACGGCAGCCGCTAATACTATGACCATAACTACCTCCCCCACTCCATCCCCTTTCTCATCACCCACAGGCTCCACCAGAGACTGCAGGACAATGGGTGCTAAGCCAGAGGCAGCTGCTGTTTTCCTGCCCGCACATTCCCCTGCTAGCCTGGAAGACATTTCCCCTTCGCCTTCATCCCCTTCTTCTTCGGGTTTCCTCTCAGACTTGGCGCTGGACGACGTCCTGTTCGCCGATATTGACACGTCCATGTACGACTTTGACCCTTGCACCACAGCGGGGGCCGTAGGCGCCACAGCTGGCGGTGGCGGTCTCGCCAAGCTTTCGCCAGTGGTGAACGCCGACGATCTCCTCAAAACTCTGGCGTCGCCGTACAGCGGCTCCGCCCCCCaggtttcagccaatcagcctTTTAAAATTGATCTGACAGAACTGGACCACATCATGGAGGTGCTGGTGGGGTCATGA